A window of Corvus cornix cornix isolate S_Up_H32 chromosome 4, ASM73873v5, whole genome shotgun sequence contains these coding sequences:
- the ATOH8 gene encoding protein atonal homolog 8 encodes MRSAPLAEGEPWPRLCPAELGGLRRLRRKHGGCKSFRVELKVLSGRRTGLRAPAAPPPAAAAAPPPAWEPRSAALGPAAASAFPAAPPPPPAASPRPRPGEASGVSPEIKALQQTRRLLANARERTRVHTISAAFEALRKQVPCYSYGQKLSKLAILRIACNYILSLARLADLDYSADHSNMSFSECVEQCTRTLQAEGRSKKRKE; translated from the exons ATGCGGAGCGCGCCGCTGGCCGAGGGCGAGCCCTGGCCGCGCCTCTGCCCCGCCGAGCTCGGGGGGCTGCGGCGGCTGCGGCGCAAGCACGGCGGCTGCAAAAGTTTCCGCGTGGAGCTCAAAGTGCTGAGCGGGCGGCGGACCGGGCtccgcgcccccgccgcgccgccccccgccgccgccgccgccccgccgcccgcctgGGAGCCGCGCAGCGCCGCgctcggccccgccgccgccagcgccttccccgccgccccgccgccgccgcccgccgcttCCCCGCGCCCGCGGCCGGGCGAGGCGTCCGGCGTCTCGCCGGAGATCAAAGCGCTGCAGCAGACGCGGCGGCTGCTGGCCAACGCCCGGGAGAGGACCCGCGTCCACACCATCAGCGCCGCCTTCGAGGCGCTGCGCAAGCAG GTTCCCTGCTATTCTTATGGTCAAAAGTTGTCCAAACTGGCCATCTTGAGAATAGCCTGTAACTATATCCTTTCCCTGGCCAGACTAGCAGACCTGGATTACAGCGCTGACCACAGTAACATGAGCTTCTCTGAATGTGTGGAGCAGTGCACTAGGACCTTACAAGCAGAAGGAAGATCTAAAAAAAGGAAG